A window of the Eriocheir sinensis breed Jianghai 21 unplaced genomic scaffold, ASM2467909v1 Scaffold121, whole genome shotgun sequence genome harbors these coding sequences:
- the LOC126989546 gene encoding zinc finger protein 157-like — protein sequence MSAKSVGKDSLGRVTSTNTPTHSGGRPHECQECGKVFRTKSHLNTHTLKDTGERPHECQECGKVLSRKSSLKLHTLTHTGERPHECQECGKVFSRKSHLNRHTLTHTGERPHECQECGKVFRHKSALNRHTLTHTGERPHECQECGKVFRHKSALNRHTLTHTGERPHECQECGKVFRHKSALNRHTLTHTGERPHKCQECGKEFRHKSALNTHTLTHTGERPHECQECGKVFSTKSALNTHTLTHTFERPHECQECGKVFSTKSHLNTHTLTHTGERPHECQECGKVFSTKSNLNTHTLTHTGERPHECLECDRRFFSKSSLNSHVVTHSDLREFKCDVCLKHFKTRPHIARHMKIHFP from the coding sequence atgagtgctaagagtgtgggaaaagactccctgggaagggtgacctcaacaaacacacccacacactctggtggaagacctcatgaatgccaagagtgtggcaaagtgttcagaacgaagagtcaccttaacacacacacccttaaagacactggtgaaagacctcatgaatgccaagagtgtggcaaagtgctCAGTAGGAAGAGTAGCCTCAaattacacacccttacacacactggtgaaagacctcatgaatgccaagagtgtggcaaagtgtttagtaggaagagtcaccttaacagacacacccttacacacactggtgaaagacctcatgaatgccaagagtgtggcaaagtgttcagacaCAAGAGTGCCCTTAAcagacacacacttacacacactggtgaaagacctcatgaatgccaagagtgtggcaaagtgttcagacaCAAGAGTGCCcttaacagacacacccttacacacactggtgaaagacctcatgaatgccaagagtgtggcaaagtgttcagacaCAAGAGTGCCcttaacagacacacccttacacacactggtgaaagacctcataaatgccaagagtgtggcaaagagTTCAGACACAAGAGtgcccttaacacacacacccttacacacactggtgaaagacctcatgaatgccaagagtgtggcaaagtgttcagtacgaAGAGtgcccttaacacacacacccttacacacacttttgaaagacctcatgaatgccaagagtgtggcaaagtgttcagtacgaagagtcaccttaacacacacacccttacacacactggtgaaagacctcatgaatgccaggagtgtggcaaagtgttcagtacgaagagtaaccttaacacacacacccttacacacactggtgaaagacctcatgaatgccttgaGTGTGACAGAAGGTTCTTTTCTAAGTCTAGTTTGAACAGCCACGTTGTCACACACTCTgatctgagagagttcaagtgtgatgtttgtcttAAACATTTCAAGACCAGGCCCCATATTGcgaggcacatgaagatccacttcccctga